One window of Fusarium keratoplasticum isolate Fu6.1 chromosome 2, whole genome shotgun sequence genomic DNA carries:
- a CDS encoding PPM-type phosphatase domain-containing protein, with protein MLPWRVASARLTAKPILRNRFRAFSSNKASRLGSNMNMTATYAAMAGAVAVPGLWWWVATHDDAPSLAGAPTAHLFTEPGPSKDEVTRILSQEAYSFRVRNIPGVDRYDGTQLSSNSPCEDRFAHGKFPSPWNDGSQWMALGVFDGHAGWQTADLLEKQFIPHVQQTLSQLKPASTGEPIPDEDVQRTIAAAFVNLDNLIIKTALDTAQSTEPLQDKIKKQAVAYAGSCALLSLYDPSTNNLYVACTGDSRAVLGQKGADGKWEAIPLSVDQTGDNKDEVARLAKEHPGEENIVKDGRVLGMMVSRAFGDGRWKWPLEFQQDAVKRFYGIPPLTPKHDFKTPPYLTAEPVVTTTKIDLNKPSFLIMATDGLWYTLKNQQAVDIVGKWVDSRASGDTKNEPEPAYAPFEFGHFWKGVTYRFAGERLTTEDNNAAVSLLRNSLGGNHHELVAGRLAFAAPFARRLRDDTTVQVAFFNCKA; from the coding sequence ATGCTTCCATGGCGCGTGGCCTCAGCACGCTTGACGGCTAAGCCGATCTTGCGGAATCGGTTCAGAGCATTCTCCTCAAACAAGGCCTCACGCTTGGGATCGAATATGAACATGACCGCAACATACGCTGCCATGGCGGGTGCGGTTGCTGTGCCAGGACTTTGGTGGTGGGTGGCCACCCACGACGATGCGCCCAGTCTCGCCGGTGCGCCAACTGCGCATCTATTCACCGAGCCGGGCCCCTCCAAAGACGAAGTAACGCGGATTCTATCGCAGGAAGCATATTCCTTTCGAGTCAGAAACATTCCCGGAGTTGACAGATACGACGGCACGCAACTGAGTTCCAACTCGCCGTGCGAGGATAGGTTCGCCCATGGGAAATTTCCTTCGCCGTGGAATGACGGCAGTCAGTGGATGGCTTTGGGCGTCTTCGATGGGCATGCTGGCTGGCAGACTGCAGACTTGCTGGAAAAGCAATTCATACCCCATGTACAGCAAACCTTGAGCCAACTCAAACCAGCTTCGACGGGCGAGCCCATACCCGATGAGGATGTCCAGCGCACAATCGCAGCAGCATTTGTGAACCTCGACAACTTGATTATCAAGACAGCCTTGGATACGGCACAGAGCACGGAGCCACTGCAGGACAAAATCAAGAAACAGGCCGTTGCTTATGCTGGCTCATGCGCCCTGCTGTCATTATACGATCCctccaccaacaacctctATGTGGCATGTACAGGCGATTCGAGAGCTGTTCTGGGGCAGAAAGGAGCAGACGGCAAGTGGGAGGCGATACCATTGTCAGTGGATCAAACCGGCGACAACAAGGATGAAGTTGCTCGACTTGCCAAGGAGCACCCTGGGGAGGAAAACATTGTCAAAGATGGGCGGGTTCTGGGTATGATGGTTTCACGCGCGTTCGGTGATGGCCGATGGAAATGGCCTTTGGAGTTTCAGCAGGACGCAGTCAAGAGATTCTACGGCATTCCACCCCTGACACCCAAGCATGATTTCAAAACTCCGCCATATTTGACGGCCGAACCGGTTGTGACGACTACGAAGATCGACCTGAACAAGCCTTCCTTTCTAATCATGGCAACTGACGGCCTGTGGTACACGCTCAAGAATCAGCAAGCCGTTGATATCGTGGGGAAGTGGGTGGATTCAAGAGCATCTGGGGACACGAAGAATGAACCGGAGCCAGCTTACGCACCATTCGAGTTTGGCCACTTTTGGAAGGGAGTAACCTACAGGTTTGCTGGGGAGAGATTGACAACTGAAGACAACAACGCTGCTGTGAGTTTACTGCGTAACTCGCTCGGTGGAAACCATCATGAGTTGGTCGCAGGCCGACTGGCATTTGCCGCTCCGTTTGCTAGACGCCTACGAGATGACACGACTGTGCAGGTTGCCTTTTTCAACTGCAAGGCCTGA
- a CDS encoding Cupin type-1 domain-containing protein yields MSANPETHFVKPTTHCPNNVFPVLVYRGVLPEPHDEASTTKLLESHGWTKKGTWGTITAKHFHPNTHECYGMWVFQGESELIFGAGVGDDASAGVKCHVKAGDVVVVPAGVAHASVGKEDRAKDKSEKYRYIGVYPDGSPKWRNEYGKAPLEGRELLDEIGGVPFPSQDPVTGPEGALLSIWTAAREAGSVA; encoded by the exons ATGTCGGCCAATCCCGAGACGCATTTTGTGAAGCCAACTACTCATTGCCCCAACAATGTGTTCCCTGTGCTGGTCTATCGAGGGGTGCTCCCTGAGCCACACGACGAAGCCAGCACTACAAAGTTGCTCGAGAGCCATGGCTGGACGAAAAAG GGCACATGGGGAACTATCACAGCGAAGCACTTCCATCCCAACACCCACGAGTGCTACGGCATGT GGGTCTTCCAAGGCGAATCTGAGTTGATCTTTGGCGCAGGCGTTGGGGACGACGCGAGCGCCGGTGTCAAATGTCACGTCAAGGCGGGAGACGTGGTGGTTGTTCCAGCGGGGGTGGCGCACGCTTCAGTGGGCAAGGAGGACAgggccaaggacaagagcgAAAAGTATCGCTACATTGGCGTGTACCCAGATGGGTCGCCGAAATGGCGCAACGAGTATGGAAAGGCGCcgttggaggggagggagcttcttgatgagattGGTGGGGTGCCTTTTCCCAGTCAGGACCCTGTGACTGGGCCTGAGGGGGCTCTGTTGAGTATTTGGACCGCGGCGAGAGAGGCTGGTTCTGTGGCTTGA
- a CDS encoding oxygenase subunit alpha translates to MFGFFGVKSTPQKDSSSQDEPRALPASWYRSAAMYELERRAIFSRKWILLTHKIRFKKAGDYVSFTEAGFSFFLVMDRDGQINAFHNVCRHRAFPIVTQGCGNAAILSCKYHGWSYGFKGNLAKAPRFETVPDFDKTKHNLLPVNLHIDAKGFIWINLEAGKPSIAWEEDFDGVDTQERLAPYDLMNDYHYDHTWTMEGDYNWKTLADNYNECYHCPTGHPGVNAISNLAAYRVETKGGHIQHFNQNKDETDTTMQVASSFLFPNACFTVTPDFFYMMRCIPMSAGKTLMEYDVFRHNNTDDENFKRINEFFKQVLQEDKDLCNGTQKNLEGGIFINGQLHPEKEKGPIFFQETIRQVVMEHRAREEEAGHDIWPASPPPTAAMKTGKFEEEEAFCAKLDMGACDGASEQLSW, encoded by the exons ATGTTTGGCTTCTTTGGAGTCAAGTCTACCCCTCAAAAAGACTCATCCTCTCAAGACGAGCCTAGGGCCTTGCCTGCATCATGGTACCGCTCCGCCGCCATGTACGAGCTTGAACGCCGAGCCATCTTTTCGCGAAAATGGATCCTCCTCACACACAAAATCCGATTCAAGAAGGCTGGTGACTACGTCTCCTTCACAGAAGccggcttctccttcttcctggTCATGGATCGTGACGGCCAGATCAACGCCTTTCATAACGTCTGCCGTCACCGCGCTTTTCCTATCGTCACCCAGGGCTGCGGCAATGCTGCCATCCTGTCCTGCAAGTACCACGGGTGGTCCTACGGCTTCAAGGGCAACCTGGCAAAGGCTCCGCGCTTTGAGACGGTGCCTGACTTTGACAAGACCAAGCACAACCTCCTCCCTGTGAACCTGCACATCGACGCAAAGGGATTCATCTGGATAAACCTAGAGGCCGGAAAGCCGAGCATCGCCTGGGAGGAGGACTTTGATGGTGTCGACACGCAGGAGCGTCTAGCTCCATATGATCTGATGAACGACTACCACTACGATCACACTTGGACCATGGAGGGCGACTACAACTGGAAGACTCTTGCAGACAACTACAATGAGTGCTATCACTGTCCTACGGGTCATCCTGGAGTCAACGCCATCTCGAACCTGGCTGCGTACCGTGTCGAGACCAAGGGTGGACATATCCAACATTTCAACCAGAACAAGGACGAGACCGACACAACTATGCAAGTTGCGAGCAGCTTCCTGTTTCCTAACGCCTGTTTCACCGTGAC ACCCGACTTTTTCTACATGATGCGCTGCATCCCCATGTCTGCGGGAAAGACGCTGATGGAGTACGACGTCTTCCGCCACAACAACACCGACGATGAGAATTTCAAGAGGATCAACGAGTTCTTTAAGCAggttcttcaagaagatAAGGATCTCTGCAACGGCACGCAAAAGAACCTCGAGGGTGGAATCTTTATCAACGGCCAGCTGCACCccgagaaggaaaag GgacccatcttcttccaagAGACTATTCGCCAAGTGGTCATGGAGCACCGTGctcgagaagaggaggcaggTCACGATATCTGGCCTGCGTCTCCGCCACCGACTGCCGCCATGAAGACGGGcaagtttgaggaggaggaagcttTCTGTGCAAAGTTGGATATGGGGGCTTGTGATGGTGCGTCGGAGCAGTTGTCTTGGTAG
- a CDS encoding MFS domain-containing protein has protein sequence MSSKSIDDQQKVDMEKGENDTGSYRVASNTTYDAHQDVLGAEDVNPVLMAKMHLVNDAIDEIGWTSFHLKLFCLSGFGYAVDSLVAVLQGIVAAQAYAEIGYNGYPTGLTIALYAGLLVGALFWGFGADMVGRKIAFNTTLFITSISTIISGAATHWAFFGTFIALLGFGAGGNLVLDPTVFLEFLPSKKQWLVTAMATWWGFGQASAGFIAWGYFSRSEWSCDPADPASCTWQNNKAWRLIMFTSGGIIFIMSIIRVMVIELTETPKHLLAHGKDEQLVEELQALAAKHNRPCSLTLAQLQSLGQVETETTHRGVGEFARELGSHLRGLFVTRKISISTTLIWFSWTLIGLAYPLFFIFLPALISSRVPSENPSLNTTWRDYSITSLCASIGPLIAAYLAELKFLGRKHTMGIGAIVTAAFFFGYTAVKTSAQNLALSCCISICINVYYGTLYAYTAEVLPSAHRTTGNGIAVALNRIMGLLSAVIAQVADTTSVTPLYICAGLFIVLMIVSALLPFEPRGRRAS, from the exons ATGTCGTCCAAGTCTATTGACGACCAGCAAAAGGTCGACATGGAAAAGGGAGAGAATGACACCGGCTCTTACCGTGTTGCGTCCAACACTACGTACGATGCGCATCAAGACGTTTTGGGTGCTGAGGATGTCAACCCTGTCCTCATGGCTAAGATGCATCTCGTCAATGAC GCAATTGACGAGATCGGCTGGACAAGCTTCCACCTGAAGCTATTCTGCCTCAGCGGCTTCGGCTACGCCGTCGACTCCCTGGTTGCCGTCCTTCAGGGCATCGTCGCCGCCCAGGCCTACGCCGAGATCGGCTATAATGGTTACCCGACCGGTCTCACAATCGCTCTGTACGCTGGTCTCCTGGTCGGCGCTCTCTTCTGGGGCTTCGGTGCAGACATGGTCGGCCGCAAGATTgccttcaacaccaccctcttcatcacgtccatctcgaccatcATCTCGGGAGCTGCGACTCACTGGGCCTTCTTCGGCACCTTCATTGCCCTGCTCGGTTTCGGTGCCGGTGGTAACTTGGTGCTTGATCCTACCGTGTTCCTCGAGTTCTTGCCCTCAAAGAAACAATGGCTTGTCACGGCCATGGCTACGTGGTGGGGATTCGGCCAGGCTTCTGCAGGATTCATCGCCTGGGGATACTTCT CCCGAAGCGAATGGAGCTGCGACCCTGCGGACCCTGCCTCGTGCACTTGGCAAAACAACAAGGCCTGGAGACTCATCATGTTCACGTCCGGaggcatcatcttcatcatgtccatcATCCGTGTCATGGTGATTGAACTCACAGAGACGCCCAAGCACTTGCTCGCCCATGGAAAGGATGAGCAGCTCGTGGAAGAGCTCCAGGCTCTCGCAGCCAAGCACAACAGGCCCTGCTCGTTGACCCTTGCCCAGCTCCAGTCACTTGGCCAAGTTGAGACAGAAACGACACATCGAGGTGTTGGAGAGTTTGCCCGGGAACTTGGAAGCCATCTCAGGGGACTTTTCGTCACCCGAAAGATTTCCATTTCCACCACTTTGATCTGGTTCTCCTGGACGCTCATCGGTCTTGCATACCCCCTTTTCTTCATCTTTCTTCC AGCCCTCATCAGCAGCCGTGTTCCAAGCGAAAACCCGTCTCTCAACACGACTTGGAGAGATTACAGCATCACAAGTCTCTGCGCCTCCATCGGACCGCTGATTGCTGCCTAcctcgccgagctcaagTTCCTTGGACGTAAGCACACGATGGGAATTGGTGCAATTGTCACGgctgccttcttctttggctaCACCGCCGTCAAGACTTCAGCCCAGAACCTTGCCCTGAGCTGCTGCATTT CTATTTGCATCAATGTCTACTACGGAACCCTTTATGCGTACACCGCCGAGGTTCTCCCCTCTGCTCACCGTACCACTGGCAACGGTATCGCCGTAGCACTGAACCGTATCATGGGACTCCTCTCGGCAGTCATCGCCCAGGTTGCCGATACCACATCTGTGACTCCTCTGTACATCTGTGCTGGGTTGTTCATTGTGCTCATGATTGTCTCGGCTCTTCTGCCGTTCGAGccccgaggccgacgagCGTCTTAG
- a CDS encoding GMC-OxRdtase-N domain-containing protein: MAVITEAPKAFDFIVVGGGTAGCVVAGRLAENPNVSVLVVEAGIDNPSAVDAITTPATAFTLRGSKYDWSFKTGMIDRPEYTRIEKPNTRGKVLGGSSCLNYYTWIPGSAATFDDWAEFGGEEWTWKTCKEYLYKPATYHDDHGEHRPELKYIGENGPLPVSHSDLLPETEGWRNALTKAWVSKGEPLTDDVHNGEMHGLWKCINTIYNGKRSSSWRFLEGKPNVTVLGQTNAKRLIFENGKAVGVEVIGPDGQTLSLRAQYEVIVSLGVYETPKLLLLSGIGPEQELNKFGINSVVKSEHVGQNLLDHPILPHVFKIKDGYGLDKHLLRPGLEKDAAASAYRWKNKGPMTSGLLELVGLPRIDSYLEKVPEYVEYKKANGNVDPFGPGGQPHFEIDFVPMFCDAFQWHIPTPPTGDYMTVIVDLLRPLSRNGTVTLKSTDPLEQADININFFSNDLDLAAMRQGVRFVDDILLNGEGMKDIIEEDYPWAMPRGSDEAMDTMIKERSQTGFHPCGTARLGKSIEQGVVDSKLKVFGVNNLRVIDASIIPVIPDCRIQNSVYMIAEKGADIIKAAYPGLYA; this comes from the exons ATGGCTGTCATCACTGAAGCTCCCAAGGCCTTTGACTTTATTGTCGTCGGTG GTGGCACTGCTGGCTGCGTCGTTGCTGGCCGCCTGGCCGAGAACCCCAACGTGtccgtcctcgtcgtcgaggccggcatTGACAACCCTTCTGCCGTTGACGCCATCACCACTCCCGCCACTGCCTTCACTCTCCGAGGTTCCAAGTATGATTGGTCTTTCAAGACTGGCATGATTGATCGTCCCGAGTACACTCGCATTGAGAAGCCCAATACCCGAGGAAAGGTCCTCGGCGGCAGCTCTTGCCTCAACTACTACACTTGGATCCCCGGTTCTGCTGCTACTTTTGACGACTGGGCTGAGTTTGGTGGTGAGGAGTGGACCTGGAAGACGTGTAAGGAGTATCTTTACAAG CCCGCTACCTATCACGATGACCATGGTGAGCATCGCCCCGAGCTCAAGTACATCGGCGAGAATGGTCCTCTTCCCGTCTCACACTCAGATCTCCTCCCCGAGACTGAGGGCTGGCGAAACGCCCTCACCAAGGCCTGGGTCAGCAAGGGCGAGCCTCTCACTGACGACGTTCACAACGGCGAGATGCACGGTCTCTGGAAGtgcatcaacaccatctacAACGGCAAGCGATCCTCCAGCTGGCGCTTCCTGGAGGGTAAGCCCAACGTCACCGTTCTTGGACAGACCAACGCGAAGCGGCTCATCTTTGAGAATGGAAaggctgttggtgttgaggtcaTTGGTCCTGACGGTCAGACCCTTTCTCTCCGTGCTCAGTACGAGGTGATTGTGTCGCTTGGTGTTTACGAGACTCCCAAGTTGCTCCTCCTGTCTGGCATCGGCCCTGAGCAGGAACTCAACAAGTTTGGTATCAACTCCGTTGTCAAGTCTGAGCACGTTGGCCAGAACCTTCTTGACCACCCCATCTTGCCTCACgtcttcaagatcaaggacGGCTACGGACTCGACAAGCACCTCCTACGACCCGGCCTGGAGAAGGATGCTGCCGCCTCTGCTTACCGCTGGAAGAACAAGGGCCCCATGACCAGCGgtcttctcgagctcgtcggtCTTCCTCGTATCGACAGCTACCTCGAGAAGGTGCCAGAGTACGTCGAgtacaagaaggccaacgGCAACGTCGACCCCTTTGGTCCCGGTGGCCAGCCTCACTTTGAGATTGACTTTGTCCCCATGTTCTGCGACGCTTTCCAGTGGCACATTCCTACACCACCCACCGGTGACTACATGACTGTCATTGTTGATCTGCTGCGACCTCTTTCTCGCAACGGAACTGTCACCTTGAAGTCGACCGACCCTCTCGAGCAGGcagacatcaacatcaacttcttctccaatGACCTTGACTTGGCAGCTATGCGCCAGGGTGTTCGCTTTGTCGACGACATTCTACTGAATGGCGAGGGTATGAAGGATATCATTGAGGAGGACTATCCTTGGGCTATGCCTCGAGGTTCTGATGAGGCTATGGACaccatgatcaaggagaggTCCCAGACAGGCTTCC ACCCTTGCGGCACCGCACGACTGGGCAAGTCTATCGAGCAGGGTGTCGTCGACTCCAAGCTCAAAGTCTTTGGAGTCAACAACCTCCGAGTTATCGACGCATCCATCATTCCCGTCATCCCCGACTGCCGCATCCAGAACTCAGTCTACATGATTGCCGAGAAG GGagccgacatcatcaaggctgcttACCCCGGACTGTATGCTTAA
- a CDS encoding Beta-lactamase domain-containing protein, with protein MFSRQSLLALLSLSGSPVLADFLGPRYPPPTDLTSKDSHVIAGWENLTETLQGYLEISPEEDPVLSTLKNTTFSVGLFSTRDDGAASKFQFHYNSPTTKGAKYGTKEVDGDTIYGIASITKLFTVYSALMNLDPVDWERPLTYFFPQLVDTAKEARDNPAEHIQWDKITPLALANQISGVPRDGWPLFTTGEKLVGDTAAALGLPPLNMQKDPQLSTMPCSNFSDPNITSCADDYDNYVGSQENRPPTFLPWANPAYANTGFIILGAVLQNLTGKSLDEQFSSDIFDPLGMSRTYTEAPPKNKWDNAVIPVNNDTELELMYLLTPDPAKSSGTLLSTLNDLTKFGSSILNYTLLSGDVTRKWMKPHTHTARLDYSVGGPWEIPRYVHPETGLVIDLYTKSGDAGLFSSFLVLVPEFEIGFSVLAASSDRALRALIAGKIGDAVVNAIMPALLEQAASEAEKNYGGTYVSTAEGLNSSITITRNKTEGAPPGLTISRFISNGTDYLLAESKASGAPNDPDTMPNRLVPTVVDEKSGRVAMRALTAMDAPKLSKGTISGILSADWTTVGGATYGALDMGLYIFDVDDDGKATEVSPLAFRTTLKRKD; from the coding sequence ATGTTTTCCCGGCAATCCCTTCtcgctcttctctccttgtcGGGTTCCCCCGTTTTGGCCGACTTCCTCGGCCCTCGATACCCTCCCCCCACAGACCTGACTAGCAAAGACAGCCATGTCATCGCTGGATGGGAAAATCTTACCGAAACCTTGCAAGGGTATTTGGAGATTAGCCCAGAAGAAGACCCTGTTCTCAGCACATTGAAGAACACCACCTTTTCCGTCGGCCTCTTCTCAACTCGCGATGATGGGGCGGCCAGCAAGTTCCAGTTCCACTATAATTCCCCCACGACCAAGGGGGCTAAATACGGTACCAAGGAGGTCGACGGCGACACTATCTACGGGATCGCTAGTATAACCAAGCTCTTCACCGTCTATTCCGCCCTCATGAACCTGGATCCTGTCGACTGGGAGCGTCCCTTGACCTATTTCTTCCCGCAGCTTGTCGACACAGCCAAGGAGGCAAGAGACAACCCGGCAGAGCACATCCAGTGGGACAAGATCACTCCTTTGGCATTGGCCAACCAAATTAGCGGTGTTCCCCGCGATGGGTGGCCGTTATTCACAACTGGCGAAAAGTTGGTCGGTGACACGGCGGCGGCACTTGGACTTCCACCCCTGAACATGCAGAAGGACCCTCAGTTGTCAACCATGCCATGCAGCAACTTCTCAGACCCAAACATTACGAGCTGCGCTGATGATTATGACAACTATGTCGGGAGCCAGGAGAATCGCCCACCAACCTTTCTCCCATGGGCTAATCCGGCCTATGCCAACACGGGCTTCATCATCCTGGGAGCCGTCCTACAAAACCTCACCGGCAAGTCACTCGACGAGCAATTCAGCAGCGACATCTTTGATCCGCTTGGAATGTCGAGGACTTACACCGAAGCCCCTCCCAAAAACAAATGGGACAACGCCGTCATCCCCGTCAACAACGACACGGAGCTCGAGTTAATGTACTTGCTGACCCCCGATCCCGCCAAGAGCTCGGGCACATTGCTGTCCACCTTGAATGATCTTACAAAGTTTGGCTCAAGCATCCTCAACTACACCCTTCTCTCAGGTGACGTCACTCGCAAGTGGATGAAGCCCCATACGCACACTGCACGATTGGACTACTCTGTTGGCGGCCCTTGGGAGATCCCTCGCTATGTTCATCCCGAGACGGGGCTGGTCATTGATCTTTACACTAAATCAGGGGACGCGGGTTTATTCAGCTCTTTCCTTGTTTTGGTTCCCGAGTTTGAGATTGGCTTCTCGGTCCTGGCAGCGTCATCTGACAGAGCGTTACGAGCTCTGATTGCTGGCAAGATAGGCGATGCGGTGGTAAATGCCATCATGCCTGCACTCTTGGAGCAAGCGGCTTCTGAAGCCGAGAAAAACTATGGCGGTACCTATGTTTCCACAGCAGAGGGACTAaactcctccatcaccatcacccgaAACAAGACAGAGGGTGCGCCCCCTGGTCTAACCATCTCGAGGTTCATTTCCAACGGCACAGACTATCTCCTCGCGGAATCCAAGGCCAGTGGAGCACCCAATGACCCAGATACCATGCCTAATCGCCTCGTCCCAACCGTGGTAGACGAGAAGTCGGGTCGAGTCGCAATGCGCGCCTTGACAGCAATGGACGCCCCGAAGCTGAGCAAAGGCACAATCTCTGGTATTCTCTCGGCTGATTGGACCACGGTTGGAGGGGCTACCTATGGAGCTCTAGATATGGGCCTCTATATTTTTGAcgtggatgatgatggcaaggcGACGGAGGTGAGTCCTCTTGCATTCAGGACGACGCTGAAGCGGAAGGACTGA
- a CDS encoding N-acetyltransferase domain-containing protein: MPLKVLPANEADAPRAVAIEDIAYGPHPLGRVLFPYPSSSGGTNRVADLIERLHKNPACRWAKVVDTDLEGENMIAFAMWYIWETPPKASDFSSYRGPRCNPEACEAYLGGMDRMRLELMNDKPHAYLKLLHTDPAHQRRGAASMLVQWGLNEADRLGIPAVLESSDEGLGLYEKLGFKEARRLVVDLTPWGGPSDASAPIMFRPVGGHE; this comes from the exons ATGCCTCTCAAAGTCCTCCCGGCCAACGAGGCCGATGCTCCCCGGGCCGTTGCCATCGAAGATATTGCATACGGACCACACCCTTTGGGCCGCGTGCTCTTCCCCTATCCTAGTTCCTCTGGGGGCACCAACAGGGTGGCCGACTTGATCGAACGGCTACACAAGAATCCTGCCTGCCGATGGGCCAAAGTTGTCGATACCGACCTTGAGGGAGAGAACATGATTGCTTTTGCAATGTGGTACATCTGGGAGACTCCTCCAAAGGCTTCTGATTTCTCTTCTTATCGAGGTCCTAGGTGTAACCCAGAGGCTTGCGAGGCCTACCTAGGTGGTATGGATCGGATGCGCTTGGAACTCATGAACGACAAACCACATGCCT ATCTAAAACTACTGCATACTGATCCGGCACATCAAAGACGCGGCGCTGCCTCCATGTTGGTGCAGTGGGGACTGAACGAGGCTGATCGTTTAGGCATCCCGGCCGTTCTTGAGTCTTCTGACGAGGGTCTTGGGCTTTACGAGAAGCTTGGGTTTAAAGAGGCCAGAAGACTTGTAGTTGATCTTACGCCCTGGGGAGGGCCTTCAGATGCCTCGGCCCCAATAATGTTTCGTCCTGTGGGAGGGCATGAGTGA
- a CDS encoding Mitochondrial import inner membrane translocase subunit tim17 yields the protein MDHGRDPCPWVILNDFGGAFCMGAIGGTIWHGIKGFRNSPYGERRIGAITAIKMRAPVLGGNFGVWGGLFSTFDCAVKGIRQKEDPYNAIIAGFFTGGSLAIRGGYKAARNGAIGCAVLLAVIEGVGIGFSKMLAGSTKLEAPQPPPNMEASL from the exons ATGGATCACGGACGCGACCCCTGCCCCTGGGTCATTCTCAATGACTTTGGCGGTGCTTTCTGCATGGGC GCTATCGGCGGCACCATCTGGCACGGCATCAAGGGCTTCCGAAACTCCCCCTACGGCGAGCGACGTATCGGtgccatcaccgccatcaaGATGCGCGCCCCCGTTCTCGGCGGCAACTTCGGTGTCTGGGGCGGTCTCTTCTCGACGTTTGACTGCGCTGTGAAGGGCATCCGCCAGAAGGAGGATCCTTACAACGCCATCATCGCTGGTTTCTTTACCGGTGGCTCCCTGGCTATCCGAGGTGGCTACAAGGCCGCCCGTAACGGTGCCATCGGCTGCGCTGTCCTGCTCGCCGTCATCGAGGGTGTCGGTATTGGTTTCTCAAAGATGCTTGCCGGCAgcaccaagctcgaggctcctcaacctcctcccaaCATGGAGGCTTCTCTGTAA